The Candidatus Methylomirabilota bacterium sequence GCCTATCGCGCGATCGGTGGTGGAGCAGCACGGCGGTCGCCTCGAGGTCCGCAGCCAGCTCGCGCGCGGTACCCAGATCCGGGTCCTCCTGCCCGTGGAGGCGCCGTGAAGCCCGCCGTCCTCGTGGTGGACGACGAGCCCAGCATTGCCGACGGACTCCGCCTCATCCTCGAGCGCGAGGGATACGCGGTGGACACCGCGGGCAGCATCGCCGAGGGCGCCGCCTGCCTCGACGCCCAGGACTTCGCGCTGGCCCTGGTCGATCTGGTTCTTCCCGACGGGGACGGGATCGGGCTCCTGAAGCTTCTCCGGGCTCGCGATCCGGACATTGAGGTCATCATCATGACCGGCCATGGCTCCATCTCTAAGGCCGTGGAGGCGACCAAGGAGGGCGCCTTTTACTTCGTGGCCAAGCCCTTCGATTCGGGCGAGATGCTCACCCTGCTCGGCAAGGCCCTCGAGCGGCGGCTCCTCCTCGCCGAGACCTCCGACCTCAAGCGCCAGCTCGCCGAGCAGCTGGGCTATGGCGAGCTGCTCGGCAGCTCCCCGAGCATGCGGCGGGTCTTCGAGCTCCTCGACTCGGTGGCCGCCTCCGACGCCAACGTCTTCATCGTGGGCGAGAGCGGCACGGGCAAGGAGCTCGCCGCGAACGCCGTGCACGCCAAGAGCCCGCGGGCGGAAGGGCCGTTCGTCAAGATCAACTGCGCCGCGCTGCCCAAGGACCTGATCGAGTCCGAGCTCTTCGGGCATGTCAAAGGCGCCTTCACCGGCGCGACCTCCGAGAAGCCGGGCCTCCTCGAGGAGGCTCACAAAGGCTCCATCCTCCTCGATGAGATCAGCGAGATGCCCCCCGATCTCCAGGCCAAGCTCTTGCGGG is a genomic window containing:
- a CDS encoding sigma-54 dependent transcriptional regulator, encoding MKPAVLVVDDEPSIADGLRLILEREGYAVDTAGSIAEGAACLDAQDFALALVDLVLPDGDGIGLLKLLRARDPDIEVIIMTGHGSISKAVEATKEGAFYFVAKPFDSGEMLTLLGKALERRLLLAETSDLKRQLAEQLGYGELLGSSPSMRRVFELLDSVAASDANVFIVGESGTGKELAANAVHAKSPRAEGPFVKINCAALPKDLIESELFGHVKGAFTGATSEKPGLLEEAHKGSILLDEISEMPPDLQAKLLRVLEDRSVRRLGGTRAVPVDFRLISSTNRDPESAVRDGSLRQDLYFRINTVTVALPPLREKTQDIPLLAKGFLERFRLKHGRTVEGIDPEAFRRLLSYPWPGNVRELEHVIERAVLVARGKEITATDLPEALNAGAPIVSAGPPAGSLEEIERASIVRALETTGWNKQAAAVILGLRRPTLYSKMRRHGIPQRRTT